One Caretta caretta isolate rCarCar2 chromosome 8, rCarCar1.hap1, whole genome shotgun sequence DNA window includes the following coding sequences:
- the PCDH1 gene encoding protocadherin-1 isoform X3 — MTWLAACLGLWLFLQLPILGAGTRVVYQVQEEQPPNTLIGSLAADYGFPDVGHLYKLEVGAPYLRVDGKTGDIYTTETSIDRESLRECQSQFPGDRCFLEFEVSITDLKMNSSPRLLEGQIEVLDINDNTPNFASPVITLAIPENTNIGALFPIPLAMDRDAGANGVASYELLAGPEAQELFGLQVAEDQDEKQPQLIVMGNLDREQWDSYDLTIKVQDGGSPPRASSALLRITILDMNDNTPKFEKALYEAELSENSPVGHSVLQVKANDSDQGANAEIDYSFHQATDMVRRLLRLDRATGLITVQGPIDREDINILKFSVLAKDKGANPKSARTQVVVTVKDMNDNAPSIEIRGIGLVTHQDGMANISEDVPVETAVALVQVSDRDEGENAVVTCVVAGDVPFQLRQASETGSDSKKKYFLQTTTPLDYEAVKEYTIEIVAVDSGNPPLSSTNSLKVQVVDVNDNAPVFSQSLTEVAFPENNAPDDLVVEVSASDADSGSNAKLVYSLVMDPSSKGVFSIDPDSGEIRVKTVLDREQRERYEFLVVAADKGSPSLKGTASVAINVVDRNDNDPKFMLSSYNFSVMENMPPLSPVGMVTVIDADKGNNARIQLSVEQDNGDFVIQNGTGTILSSISFDREQQSTYTFRLKAVDGGDPPRSAYVGVTINVLDENDNAPFITSPSNASYKHILPHTSPGQQVSKVKAEDIDSGVNAELTYSITGGNPFELFQISSQSGDITLEKEILRKHHGLHRLVVRVNDRGKPSRHGTALVHFYINETLANRTLLETLLGHSLDTPLDIDIAGDPEYERGKQRSNILFGVIAGIVAVTLVIVLVVLVRYCRQREAKSGYQAGKKETKDLYAPKQGNKSSKSKGKVKKSKSPKPPKPSEDEEETGLQKSLKFNLMNDSVSDSPRIHLPLNYPPGSPDLGRHYRSNSPLPSIQLQPQSPSASKKHQVVQDLPATNTFVGTGDNNSTGSEQYSDYSYRTNPQKYTNKQLPHRRVTFSAANQAQDLQDPSQHSYYDSGLEESETPSSKSSSGPRIGPLALPEDHYERTTPDGSIGEMEHPENESPERNRL, encoded by the exons ATGACGTGGCTGGCAGCCTGCCTGGGCCTGTggctcttcctgcagctccccatctTGGGCGCTGGGACACGCGTGGTCTACCAAGTACAGGAGGAACAGCCGCCCAACACACTCAttgggagcttggctgccgacTACGGCTTTCCTGACGTGGGGCACCTCTACAAGTTGGAAGTGGGGGCCCCCTACCTGCGTGTGGATGGCAAGACTGGGGACATTTACACCACGGAGACCTCCATCGACCGAGAGAGCCTGCGGGAGTGCCAGAGCCAGTTCCCAGGGGACCGCTGCTTCTTGGAGTTCGAGGTGTCCATCACGGACCTGAAGATGAACAGCAGCCCACGCCTGCTGGAGGGGCAGATCGAGGTGCTGGACATCAACGACAACACGCCCAACTTTGCCTCACCCGTCATCACGCTGGCCATTCCTGAGAACACCAACATTGGGGcactcttccccatccccctggCCATGGACCGTGATGCAGGAGCCAATGGGGTCGCCTCCTACGAGCTCCTGGCTGGGCCTGAGGCGCAGGAGCTCTTTGGCCTACAGGTGGCTGAGGATCAGGAtgagaagcagccacagctgattGTCATGGGGAACCTGGACCGAGAGCAGTGGGACTCCTATGACCTGACCATCAAGGTGCAGGATGGAGGCAGCCCACCACGGGCAAGCAGCGCCCTGCTGCGCATAACCATCCTGGACATGAACGACAACACCCCCAAGTTTGAGAAGGCCCTGTACGAGGCGGAGCTCTCGGAGAACAGCCCCGTGGGGCACTCCGTCCTTCAG gTGAAAGCCAACGACTCAGATCAGGGCGCCAATGCCGAGATTGACTACTCCTTCCACCAGGCCACGGACATGGTGCGCCGCCTGCTGCGCCTGGACAGGGCCACGGGTCTCATCACTGTGCAGGGGCCCATTGACCGGGAGGACATCAATATCCTCAAGTTCTCTGTCCTGGCTAAGGACAAGGGGGCCAATCCCAAGAGTGCCCGCACCCAGGTGGTGGTGACCGTCAAGGACATGAATGACAACGCCCCCTCCATTGAAATCCGGGGCATTGGCCTTGTCACCCATCAGGACGGCATGGCCAACATCTCTGAAGACGTGCCTGTGGAGACGGCCGTGGCTCTGGTACAGGTGTCTGACCGGGATGAGGGTGAGAACGCTGTGGTCAcctgtgtggttgctggcgatGTCCCGTTCCAGCTGAGACAGGCCAGTGAGACGGGCAGTGACAGCAAGAAGAAGTACTTCCTGCAGACCACCACGCCGCTGGACTACGAGGCGGTGAAGGAGTACACCATCGAGATCGTGGCTGTGGACTCGGGGAACCCgcccctctccagcaccaactcTCTCAAGGTGCAGGTGGTGGATGTGAATGACAACGCCCCAGTCTTCAGCCAAAGCCTCACCGAGGTGGCCTTCCCCGAGAACAATGCACCTGATGAcctggtggtggaggtgagcGCCAGCGACGCTGACAGCGGCTCCAATGCCAAGCTGGTTTACTCCCTGGTCATGGACCCCTCCTCCAAGGGCGTCTTCTCCATCGACCCTGACTCAGGCGAGATCCGAGTGAAGACGGTGCTGGACCGGGAGCAGAGGGAGCGCTACGAGTTCCTGGTGGTGGCAGCTGACAAGGGCAGTCCCAGTCTCAAGGGCACTGCATCTGTGGCCATCAATGTCGTGGACAGGAACGACAACGACCCCAAGTTTATGCTGAGCAGCTACAacttctcagtgatggagaacatGCCTCCCCTGAGTCCGGTGGGCATGGTGACAGTGATTGACGCTGACAAGGGCAACAACGCCCGAATCCAGCTGTCAGTGGAGCAGGACAACGGGGACTTTGTCATCCAGAATGGCACTGGCACGATCCTCTCCAGCATCTCTTTTGACCGGGAGCAGCAGAGCACGTACACCTTTCGGCTCAAAGCTGTGGATGGCGGGGACCCTCCCAGATCCGCCTACGTGGGGGTGACCATCAACGTGCTGGACGAGAATGACAATGCCCCTTTCATCACCTCCCCTTCCAATGCCTCTTACAAGCACATCctgccccacaccagccctgggcagcaggtcaGCAAGGTCAAGGCCGAGGACATTGACTCGGGGGTCAATGCAGAGCTGACTTACAGCATCACGGGGGGTAACCCCTTCGAGCTGTTCCAGATCTCGTCGCAGAGCGGGGACATCACGCTGGAGAAGGAGATCCTGCGCAAGCACCACGGCCTGCACCGCCTGGTGGTGCGGGTCAATGACAGGGGCAAGCCCTCACGCCACGGCACCGCACTGGTGCACTTCTACATCAATGAGACCCTGGCCAACCGCACGCTGCTGGAGACCCTGCTGGGACACAGCCTGGACACGCCGCTGGACATCGACATTGCCGGCGACCCCGAGTACGAGCGCGGCAAGCAGCGCAGCAACATCCTCTTCGGCGTCATTGCCGGCATCGTGGCCGTCACCCTGGTCATAGTACTGGTGGTGCTGGTGCGCTACTGCCGGCAGAGGGAGGCCAAGAGCGGCTACCAGGCGGGCAAGAAGGAGACCAAGGACTTGTACGCCCCCAAGCAGGGCAACAAGAGCAGCAAGAGCAAGGGCAAAGTGAAGAAGAGCAAGTCCCCCAAACCGCCCAAACCGTCCGAGGATGAGGAGGAGACAGGGCTGCAGAAGTCCCTCAAGTTCAACCTCATGAACGACTCTGTCAGTGATAGCCCCCGCATCCACCTGCCTCTCAACTACCCGCCCGGGAGCCCGGACCTGGGGCGCCACTACCGCTCCAACTCCCCACTGCCCTCcatccagctgcagccccagtcaCCCTCCGCCTCTAAGAAGCACCAGGTGGTGCAGGACCTGCCTGCCACTAACACCTTTGTGGGCACTGGGGACAACAACTCAACGGGCTCCGAACAGTACTCTGACTACAGCTACCGCACCAACCCCCAGAAATACACCAACAAGCAG